Part of the Candidatus Angelobacter sp. genome is shown below.
GCGCGGGATGCCGTCGAGCACAAGCGTGTCGCGTCCCGGTTCAAAACGCCCGAGCTGCGTCTGCGCCTCGATGTTTTCACGCCACAATCGGACGGTGTGGGTGTCGGGCACCAGTTTGCCCTTGCTGGAATAGCGGACAAAAATCCGGCCCAGGTCGCTGTCGATGGTCAGGTTGCGAAACACGTCGCCGCAGGCGCAGTGGAAAAAATTGGGGATCGTGCCAAGGATTTTCCCCTGCGTGCCCTTGCCTGCGCCGGGCGCGCCCACCAGCAGAATAGTGCGGAATTTCATGGCTCAACCTTTTGCGTCCTTGTGCCGGATCTGCACGGACTGCACCTCCACAAAGGGCACCATCACCTCGGCCGAGGCGTTCCCGCTCTGGAGTTGTAGGTGCATTTCATTCATCGAAATCCGGCTGATGCGCTTTGCCACGTATTCACCCCGCACGGCCTTGATCACCATCACCAGGTCCTTCTCCGCCTCGCTCGGGATCATGCGGAAGAAGCCGGGAAATTTCGTTTCAAAAAAGCGCCGGTTGAAGGTGAATTCGCCGCGCGTGTAGGTCTGCAACGGGGTCTGCGCGGCGTCCGGCTTTGCTCCGGCGGCCAGCGTCAGCCCGCCCGCGGCCGCGGCCGGAAAAGCCGACGTGGTCTTCGCTTTCGCGCCGCCGGGACCTTCGCCGGCCGACGCATCCGCTGGAACGGCCTCCGCCGTGGCGTGCGCCACGCGTGTCGGGAGGCAGAGGAAAATGAGCGGCACGAGCACGGGGAAAAGGACCGACAGGCCGCAGACCAGTGGAACCGGTTGCTGGCGGAACAACGCGACTTCGTACGCCGCGTACAGGTTGGCAAACATCAGCACCGCGAGGATCGCCAGACCGATGGGGGTGATGAACCCGACGGCGAGACCGGGTGCGGG
Proteins encoded:
- a CDS encoding nucleoside monophosphate kinase, which codes for MKFRTILLVGAPGAGKGTQGKILGTIPNFFHCACGDVFRNLTIDSDLGRIFVRYSSKGKLVPDTHTVRLWRENIEAQTQLGRFEPGRDTLVLDGIPR